One genomic window of Ziziphus jujuba cultivar Dongzao chromosome 4, ASM3175591v1 includes the following:
- the LOC107417296 gene encoding uncharacterized protein LOC107417296 isoform X2, whose product MNLKRNAKPFPDGNSDTSTSFLLYFIYVCGDLNSGSLPKATGLSVSAGLNQPHSPAYSGNIMNTYYYFLLFLLGISWHGDGLVSSVLASHLVPLSPPSPHNHMDIEMNNTEGPQDINKAFQLFDANFFSNTKKQEIVKGTKEFNIPIIRANRELVASTNGGLHYPSVLVFNPEWGINTNGQEQGGKRFKYPYCLSGDIKRPQNEEDIAFMDILELGELIRTKQITSTELTQIFLRRLKRYNHVLEAVVTYTEELAYKQAKEADDLLEQGVYLGPLHGIPYGLKDIISVPQYKTTWGAKTFKDQVIDIEAWVYKRLKSAGAVLVAKLVTGSLAYDDIWFGGRTRNPWNIEEYSTGSSAGPAASTSAGMVPFAIGSETSGSITYPAARCGVTALRPTFGTVGRTGVMSISESLDKLGPFCRSAIDCAIILDTIRGKDPDDISSRDIPFDDPFLVDIKNLTVGYLDDAAMEVVNVLVSKGVNVVPFKLNYTVDSVQGILNFTMDVDMLAHFDKWQRLGEDDEYEAQEQWPTELARARLIPAVDYVQAQRARGKLIGEVRERLSGVDAVIGNATDWEKVCLGNLVGMPVIVIPTGFTDVSNVPPSTNSTRRRTTVTTGIYAPPQRDHIALALAIAYQSVTDHHKQRPPIDDN is encoded by the exons atgaatttaaaaagaaaCGCTAAACCATTCCCAGATGGAAACTCAGACACATCTACTTCtttcttgttgtattttatttacgTGTGTGGGGATTTAAACTCGGGGTCACTGCCCAAGGCCACTGGATTGTCTGTCTCTGCAGGACTAAACCAACCTCATTCACCTGCATATAGTGGTAATATTATGAacacttattattatttcttgttatttttattgGGAATCTCTTGGCATGGTGATGGCCTGGTTTCAAGCGTTTTGGCCTCCCACTTAGTCCCGCTCTCACCACCATCACCACACAATCATATG gACATAGAGATGAACAACACTGAAGGTCCACAAGATATTAATAAAGCATTCCAATTATTTGATGCTAACTTTTTCAGCAATACGAAG AAGCAAGAGATTGTGAAGGGTACAAAAGAGTTCAATATCCCAATAATCAGAGCTAATAGGGAACTAGTTGCTTCCACTAATGGAGGTTTGCATTACCCATCAGTTTTGGTCTTCAATCCAGAGTGGGGCATTAATACTAATGGACAAGAACAAGGAGGCAAAAGATTCAAATATCCTTATTGTCTAAGCGGTGACATAAAAAGGCCACAAAATGAAGAAGATATTGCTTTCATGGAT ATTCTTGAACTTGGAGAACTTATTAGGACAAAGCAAATTACATCCACAGAGCTTACTCAAATCTTTCTGAGAAGATTAAAAAG GTACAATCATGTTCTTGAGGCTGTGGTAACTTACACTGAAGAATTAGCGTACAAGCAAGCAAAAGAGGCTGATGATTTGCTAGAACAAGGAGTGTATTTGG gtCCTCTCCATGGGATTCCTTATGGATTGAAGGATATAATTTCAGTACCCCAATACAAAACAACATGGGGTGCAAAAACTTTTAAGGATCAAGTTATTGACATTGAAGCTTGGGTTTACAAGAG GTTGAAATCTGCAGGTGCGGTTCTTGTTGCCAAGCTTGTTACTGGATCTCTAGCCTATGATGATATCTGGTTTGGTGGTAGGACTAGAAATCCATGGAACATTGAGGAATATTCCACAGGTTCATCAGCTGGACCTGCTGCATCCACTTCAGCAG GTATGGTTCCATTTGCAATTGGATCAGAAACATCTGGTTCCATAACCTACCCTGCAGCTCGTTGTGGCGTCACGGCCTTGCGTCCAACTTTTGGCACGGTTGGTAGAACTGGTGTGATGAGCATATCAGAAAGCTTGGATAAGCTTGGCCCATTTTGTAGAAGTGCAATAGATTGTGCAATTATTTTGGACACAATTAGAGGAAAGGATCCAGATGATATTTCATCAAGAGACATTCCCTTTGATGATCCATTCTTAGTGGACATAAAAAATCTGACTGTTGGATATCTTGATGATGCTGCTATGGAGGTTGTCAATGTTCTTGTATCAAAGGGTGTTAATGTTGTTCCATTCAAACTAAACTATACAGTTGATTCTGTTCAAGGAATTCTCAATTTCACAATGGATGTGGACATGTTGGCGCATTTTGATAAGTGGCAGCGTTTAGGTGAGGATGATGAATATGAAGCTCAAGAGCAATGGCCAACCGAACTTGCCCGTGCACGCTTAATTCCGGCTGTGGACTATGTGCAG GCACAAAGAGCAAGAGGAAAGTTAATTGGAGAAGTAAGAGAAAGATTGAGCGGTGTGGATGCAGTGATTGGAAATGCAACAGATTGGGAAAAAGTTTGTTTGGGAAATCTTGTGGGTATGCCTGTAATTGTCATTCCCACAGGATTTACTGATGTATCCAATGTTCCACCTTCCACCAATAGTACTAGACGAAGAACCACCGTTACCACTGGCATTTATGCTCCTCCTCAGCGAGATCACATT GCTTTGGCACTGGCAATTGCTTATCAGTCAGTCACTGATCACCATAAGCAGCGCCCACCTATTGATGATAATTGA
- the LOC107417296 gene encoding uncharacterized protein LOC107417296 isoform X1: MNLKRNAKPFPDGNSDTSTSFLLYFIYVCGDLNSGSLPKATGLSVSAGLNQPHSPAYSGNIMNTYYYFLLFLLGISWHGDGLVSSVLASHLVPLSPPSPHNHMDIEMNNTEGPQDINKAFQLFDANFFSNTKKQEIVKGTKEFNIPIIRANRELVASTNGGLHYPSVLVFNPEWGINTNGQEQGGKRFKYPYCLSGDIKRPQNEEDIAFMDILELGELIRTKQITSTELTQIFLRRLKRYNHVLEAVVTYTEELAYKQAKEADDLLEQGVYLGPLHGIPYGLKDIISVPQYKTTWGAKTFKDQVIDIEAWVYKRLKSAGAVLVAKLVTGSLAYDDIWFGGRTRNPWNIEEYSTGSSAGPAASTSAGCFCYVTGMVPFAIGSETSGSITYPAARCGVTALRPTFGTVGRTGVMSISESLDKLGPFCRSAIDCAIILDTIRGKDPDDISSRDIPFDDPFLVDIKNLTVGYLDDAAMEVVNVLVSKGVNVVPFKLNYTVDSVQGILNFTMDVDMLAHFDKWQRLGEDDEYEAQEQWPTELARARLIPAVDYVQAQRARGKLIGEVRERLSGVDAVIGNATDWEKVCLGNLVGMPVIVIPTGFTDVSNVPPSTNSTRRRTTVTTGIYAPPQRDHIALALAIAYQSVTDHHKQRPPIDDN; this comes from the exons atgaatttaaaaagaaaCGCTAAACCATTCCCAGATGGAAACTCAGACACATCTACTTCtttcttgttgtattttatttacgTGTGTGGGGATTTAAACTCGGGGTCACTGCCCAAGGCCACTGGATTGTCTGTCTCTGCAGGACTAAACCAACCTCATTCACCTGCATATAGTGGTAATATTATGAacacttattattatttcttgttatttttattgGGAATCTCTTGGCATGGTGATGGCCTGGTTTCAAGCGTTTTGGCCTCCCACTTAGTCCCGCTCTCACCACCATCACCACACAATCATATG gACATAGAGATGAACAACACTGAAGGTCCACAAGATATTAATAAAGCATTCCAATTATTTGATGCTAACTTTTTCAGCAATACGAAG AAGCAAGAGATTGTGAAGGGTACAAAAGAGTTCAATATCCCAATAATCAGAGCTAATAGGGAACTAGTTGCTTCCACTAATGGAGGTTTGCATTACCCATCAGTTTTGGTCTTCAATCCAGAGTGGGGCATTAATACTAATGGACAAGAACAAGGAGGCAAAAGATTCAAATATCCTTATTGTCTAAGCGGTGACATAAAAAGGCCACAAAATGAAGAAGATATTGCTTTCATGGAT ATTCTTGAACTTGGAGAACTTATTAGGACAAAGCAAATTACATCCACAGAGCTTACTCAAATCTTTCTGAGAAGATTAAAAAG GTACAATCATGTTCTTGAGGCTGTGGTAACTTACACTGAAGAATTAGCGTACAAGCAAGCAAAAGAGGCTGATGATTTGCTAGAACAAGGAGTGTATTTGG gtCCTCTCCATGGGATTCCTTATGGATTGAAGGATATAATTTCAGTACCCCAATACAAAACAACATGGGGTGCAAAAACTTTTAAGGATCAAGTTATTGACATTGAAGCTTGGGTTTACAAGAG GTTGAAATCTGCAGGTGCGGTTCTTGTTGCCAAGCTTGTTACTGGATCTCTAGCCTATGATGATATCTGGTTTGGTGGTAGGACTAGAAATCCATGGAACATTGAGGAATATTCCACAGGTTCATCAGCTGGACCTGCTGCATCCACTTCAGCAG GATGCTTTTGTTATGTGACAGGTATGGTTCCATTTGCAATTGGATCAGAAACATCTGGTTCCATAACCTACCCTGCAGCTCGTTGTGGCGTCACGGCCTTGCGTCCAACTTTTGGCACGGTTGGTAGAACTGGTGTGATGAGCATATCAGAAAGCTTGGATAAGCTTGGCCCATTTTGTAGAAGTGCAATAGATTGTGCAATTATTTTGGACACAATTAGAGGAAAGGATCCAGATGATATTTCATCAAGAGACATTCCCTTTGATGATCCATTCTTAGTGGACATAAAAAATCTGACTGTTGGATATCTTGATGATGCTGCTATGGAGGTTGTCAATGTTCTTGTATCAAAGGGTGTTAATGTTGTTCCATTCAAACTAAACTATACAGTTGATTCTGTTCAAGGAATTCTCAATTTCACAATGGATGTGGACATGTTGGCGCATTTTGATAAGTGGCAGCGTTTAGGTGAGGATGATGAATATGAAGCTCAAGAGCAATGGCCAACCGAACTTGCCCGTGCACGCTTAATTCCGGCTGTGGACTATGTGCAG GCACAAAGAGCAAGAGGAAAGTTAATTGGAGAAGTAAGAGAAAGATTGAGCGGTGTGGATGCAGTGATTGGAAATGCAACAGATTGGGAAAAAGTTTGTTTGGGAAATCTTGTGGGTATGCCTGTAATTGTCATTCCCACAGGATTTACTGATGTATCCAATGTTCCACCTTCCACCAATAGTACTAGACGAAGAACCACCGTTACCACTGGCATTTATGCTCCTCCTCAGCGAGATCACATT GCTTTGGCACTGGCAATTGCTTATCAGTCAGTCACTGATCACCATAAGCAGCGCCCACCTATTGATGATAATTGA
- the LOC107417296 gene encoding uncharacterized protein LOC107417296 isoform X3, whose amino-acid sequence MNNTEGPQDINKAFQLFDANFFSNTKKQEIVKGTKEFNIPIIRANRELVASTNGGLHYPSVLVFNPEWGINTNGQEQGGKRFKYPYCLSGDIKRPQNEEDIAFMDILELGELIRTKQITSTELTQIFLRRLKRYNHVLEAVVTYTEELAYKQAKEADDLLEQGVYLGPLHGIPYGLKDIISVPQYKTTWGAKTFKDQVIDIEAWVYKRLKSAGAVLVAKLVTGSLAYDDIWFGGRTRNPWNIEEYSTGSSAGPAASTSAGCFCYVTGMVPFAIGSETSGSITYPAARCGVTALRPTFGTVGRTGVMSISESLDKLGPFCRSAIDCAIILDTIRGKDPDDISSRDIPFDDPFLVDIKNLTVGYLDDAAMEVVNVLVSKGVNVVPFKLNYTVDSVQGILNFTMDVDMLAHFDKWQRLGEDDEYEAQEQWPTELARARLIPAVDYVQAQRARGKLIGEVRERLSGVDAVIGNATDWEKVCLGNLVGMPVIVIPTGFTDVSNVPPSTNSTRRRTTVTTGIYAPPQRDHIALALAIAYQSVTDHHKQRPPIDDN is encoded by the exons ATGAACAACACTGAAGGTCCACAAGATATTAATAAAGCATTCCAATTATTTGATGCTAACTTTTTCAGCAATACGAAG AAGCAAGAGATTGTGAAGGGTACAAAAGAGTTCAATATCCCAATAATCAGAGCTAATAGGGAACTAGTTGCTTCCACTAATGGAGGTTTGCATTACCCATCAGTTTTGGTCTTCAATCCAGAGTGGGGCATTAATACTAATGGACAAGAACAAGGAGGCAAAAGATTCAAATATCCTTATTGTCTAAGCGGTGACATAAAAAGGCCACAAAATGAAGAAGATATTGCTTTCATGGAT ATTCTTGAACTTGGAGAACTTATTAGGACAAAGCAAATTACATCCACAGAGCTTACTCAAATCTTTCTGAGAAGATTAAAAAG GTACAATCATGTTCTTGAGGCTGTGGTAACTTACACTGAAGAATTAGCGTACAAGCAAGCAAAAGAGGCTGATGATTTGCTAGAACAAGGAGTGTATTTGG gtCCTCTCCATGGGATTCCTTATGGATTGAAGGATATAATTTCAGTACCCCAATACAAAACAACATGGGGTGCAAAAACTTTTAAGGATCAAGTTATTGACATTGAAGCTTGGGTTTACAAGAG GTTGAAATCTGCAGGTGCGGTTCTTGTTGCCAAGCTTGTTACTGGATCTCTAGCCTATGATGATATCTGGTTTGGTGGTAGGACTAGAAATCCATGGAACATTGAGGAATATTCCACAGGTTCATCAGCTGGACCTGCTGCATCCACTTCAGCAG GATGCTTTTGTTATGTGACAGGTATGGTTCCATTTGCAATTGGATCAGAAACATCTGGTTCCATAACCTACCCTGCAGCTCGTTGTGGCGTCACGGCCTTGCGTCCAACTTTTGGCACGGTTGGTAGAACTGGTGTGATGAGCATATCAGAAAGCTTGGATAAGCTTGGCCCATTTTGTAGAAGTGCAATAGATTGTGCAATTATTTTGGACACAATTAGAGGAAAGGATCCAGATGATATTTCATCAAGAGACATTCCCTTTGATGATCCATTCTTAGTGGACATAAAAAATCTGACTGTTGGATATCTTGATGATGCTGCTATGGAGGTTGTCAATGTTCTTGTATCAAAGGGTGTTAATGTTGTTCCATTCAAACTAAACTATACAGTTGATTCTGTTCAAGGAATTCTCAATTTCACAATGGATGTGGACATGTTGGCGCATTTTGATAAGTGGCAGCGTTTAGGTGAGGATGATGAATATGAAGCTCAAGAGCAATGGCCAACCGAACTTGCCCGTGCACGCTTAATTCCGGCTGTGGACTATGTGCAG GCACAAAGAGCAAGAGGAAAGTTAATTGGAGAAGTAAGAGAAAGATTGAGCGGTGTGGATGCAGTGATTGGAAATGCAACAGATTGGGAAAAAGTTTGTTTGGGAAATCTTGTGGGTATGCCTGTAATTGTCATTCCCACAGGATTTACTGATGTATCCAATGTTCCACCTTCCACCAATAGTACTAGACGAAGAACCACCGTTACCACTGGCATTTATGCTCCTCCTCAGCGAGATCACATT GCTTTGGCACTGGCAATTGCTTATCAGTCAGTCACTGATCACCATAAGCAGCGCCCACCTATTGATGATAATTGA
- the LOC107417295 gene encoding pentatricopeptide repeat-containing protein At2g20710, mitochondrial, producing the protein MKLNCLSKHKIPFPVQTHHFNSRVLTSRFSTKNPSSSSSSSSSSSSSDSLFHRIQIIRDPKASVLPVLQQWVTERRPLDEHQVRSLVHIMKDFRRYNHALEISHWMTDSRYFNLSPSDAAVRLELIQRVHGLEKAENYFNNISKKLKTCNAYGALLSTYVRENAVEKAEATMQEMRKMGMTKSTFAYNMLINLYSQNGEHEKIDILMEEMEKEGIAYDKYTLRNRMAAYVAASNTSGIEKILNRMEADPHIPNDWSVYSLAASGYLKVGSTEEALVKLQKMEEVMPAERTKAAFEYLLSLYASTGRKEELYRVWNTYKPSNGLMDKPYACMISSLAKLDDIEGAEKIFEEWESRCTMYDFRVLNRLLIAYCRKGLFEKAESVAKKASEGRRPYASTWNILATGYAESKQMPKAVEMLKKGLSVGRKGWKPNPVTLEACMDYLKGRGDSTEMEEIIGLLKEVGSFDSHTNQKLLRT; encoded by the exons ATGAAGCTGAACTGCTTGAGCAAGCACAAAATCCCATTTCCGGTTCAAACCCATCACTTCAACTCTCGGGTTTTAACTTCTCGCTTCTCCACCAAAaacccatcttcttcttcttcttcttcttcgtcttcgtcTTCCTCTGATAGTCTCTTTCATCGCATCCAAATCATCAGAGACCCAAAGGCCTCCGTTCTACCAGTCCTTCAACAATGGGTCACTGAGCGCCGTCCTcttgatgaacaccaagtccGTTCTCTCGTCCACATCATGAAGGACTTCAGACGCTACAATCACGCTCTTGAG ATATCTCATTGGATGACTGATAGTAGATACTTTAATTTATCACCAAGTGATGCAGCCGTTAGGTTGGAATTGATTCAGAGAGTTCATGGACTAGAAAAggcagaaaattattttaataatatctcaaaaaagttgaaaacatGTAATGCCTACGGTGCTCTTCTTAGTACTTATGTACGAGAAAATGCTGTTGAGAAAGCTGAAGCCACTATGCAGGAAATGAGAAAGATGGGTATGACAAAGTCAACTTTTGCTTACAACATGTTGATCAACCTTTATTCCCAAAATGGAGAACATGAGAAGATTGACATATTGATGGAAGAGATGGAAAAGGAAGGAATAGCTTATGACAAGTATACTTTAAGAAATCGAATGGCTGCCTATGTTGCGGCATCAAACACTTCTGGGATAGAAAAAATCCTGAATAGGATGGAGGCTGATCCACACATTCCGAATGACTGGAGTGTGTATTCATTGGCAGCCAGTGGATATCTAAAAGTTGGGTCAACTGAGGAGGCTCTGGTAAAGCTCCAGAAAATGGAGGAAGTGATGCCTGCTGAAAGGACAAAAGCAGCATTTGAATATCTTCTTTCTCTCTATGCTAGTACAGGTCGAAAAGAGGAGCTTTACAGAGTTTGGAATACTTATAAACCATCAAATGGATTGATGGACAAACCATATGCCTGCATGATTTCATCTCTTGCAAAGCTGGATGATATCGAGGGGGCAGAGAAAATTTTTGAAGAGTGGGAGTCACGATGCACAATGTATGATTTCAGGGTGCTAAATAGGCTTCTTATTGCTTATTGCAGAAAGGGTCTTTTTGAGAAGGCAGAATCAGTTGCAAAGAAAGCTTCTGAAGGAAGAAGACCTTATGCAAGTACATGGAATATCTTGGCAACTGGGTATGCAGAGAGTAAGCAAATGCCTAAGGCAGTTGAAATGTTGAAGAAGGGATTGTCAGTTGGTAGAAAAGGATGGAAGCCAAATCCCGTCACTCTGGAGGCCTGTATGGATTACTTAAAAGGACGAGGAGATTCGACGGAAATGGAGGAAATCATAGGTTTATTAAAAGAAGTTGGGTCGTTCGACTCTCATACAAATCAGAAATTGTTGAGGACTTAA
- the LOC107417301 gene encoding uncharacterized protein LOC107417301 codes for MAGKGELGFPRSSALAFPKTSSALAFPKTSACSLKEQAARIILRNVRSQGHTYVELREEGKKFIFFCTLCLAPCYSDSVLFDHLKGNLHNGRLSTAKVTLLGPNPWPFNDGVLFFSNSTEDEKQIVASSAEQNKLLDSDDNYNNLAIVKYDENPKSNGNGHLEVDEYGHSGDLDSAGFHSDDKFCSPAENMTENGEDFVLLIPGVRVRDEIATVEAREVGYGQVAARFSEKDDVVNGIIRIWCEWLGKIAFDDEDIFKVAEHDFAVVTFNYDVNLGRKGFLDDVRSLLSYSPAAELESGEGTTRKKKKSFSDPEDASGCLSNQYDSCGEDSSASTGATSRLTFDQYDDQLLHTRFISNKAIRRELRRKQRIAAERMCDICQHKMLPGKDVATLLNLKTGRLACSSRNVNGAFHVFHTSCLIHWILLCEVEILTNQPEAPTVKRRSRRKTVAKGNEVQKDSEMQGLRTPIYSVICPECQGTGMIVEGDELEKPTVPLSKMFKYKIKVSDARRAWMKNPEVLQNCSTGFHFPSQSKEAIQEKVKPLKLLHFYGAHV; via the exons ATGGCTGGAAAGGGGGAGTTAGGATTTCCAAGAAGTAGTGCCTTAGCGTTTCCGAAAACTAGTAGTGCCTTAGCGTTTCCGAAAACTAGTGCTTGCAGTCTCAAAGAGCAAGCAGCAAGAATAATTCTCAGAAATGTGAGGTCACAGGGGCACACCTACGTTGAGCTTCGAGAAGAGGGGAAAAAGTTCATTTTCTTCTGTACCTTGTGTCTGGCACCATGTTACAGTGATTCAGTGTTGTTTGATCACTTGAAAGGTAATCTTCATAATGGTAGGTTATCTACTGCCAAGGTTACTCTCTTGGGACCAAATCCATGGCCTTTCAATGATGGTGTCCTTTTCTTTAGTAATTCAACAGAGGATGAAAAACAGATAGTGGCTTCAAGTgctgagcaaaataagttgttGGACTCAGATGACAATTACAACAATCTTGCTATTGTTAAATATGATGAAAATCCAAAGTCTAATGGCAATGGTCATCTTGAGGTTGATGAGTATGGGCATAGCGGGGATTTAGATTCTGCAGGGTTCCATTCAGATGACAAATTTTGTTCCCCTGCGGAGAATATGACTGAAAATGGAGAAGattttgtattattgattcCTGGTGTTCGGGTTAGGGATGAAATTGCTACAGTAGAAGCAAGGGAAGTGGGGTATGGACAGGTTGCTGCAAGATTCTCCGAGAAGGATGATGTGGTGAATGGTATAATTAGAATATGGTGTGAGTGGTTAGGGAAGATAGCTTTTGACGATGAGGATATCTTCAAGGTTGCAGAGCATGATTTTGCAGTTGTGACCTTTAATTATGATGTCAATTTAGGTAGAAAAGGCTTTCTTGATGATGTGAGGTCATTACTCTCTTATAGTCCTGCAGCAGAACTAGAGAGTGGTGAAGGCACtactaggaaaaaaaagaaatcattttcTGATCCTGAGGATGCAAGTGGCTGTCTGAGTAATCAATATGATTCTTGTGGGGAAGATTCTTCAGCATCAACTGGTGCCACATCAAGACTGACATTTGACCAATATGATGATCAGCTTCTTCATACACGATTTATATCAAACAAGGCTATAAGGCGAGAGTTGAGACGGAAACAGCGTATAGCTGCAGAAAGAATGTGTGATATCTGTCAACACAAAATGCTTCCTGGGAAAGATGTAGCTACATTATTGAATTTGAAGACTGGTAGACTTGCATGCAGCAGTCGAAATGTGAATGGG GCTTTTCATGTATTTCACACTTCCTGCCTTATACACTGGATACTTCTATGTGAGGTTGAAATACTCACAAATCAGCCAGAAGCTCCTACAGTGAAACGGCGATCTCGGAGAAAAACTGTAGCTAAGGGGAATGAAGTGCAAAAAGATAGTGAGATGCAAGGATTGAGGACACCAATTTATTCTGTGATATGTCCAGAGTGCCAGGGCACTGGTATGATTGTTGAAGGAGATGAGCTGGAGAAACCAACTGTTCCTCTTTCTAAG ATGTTCAAGTATAAAATTAAAGTGAGTGATGCACGTAGAGCTTGGATGAAGAATCCTGAAGTTTTGCAAAATTGCTCGACAGGGTTCCATTTTCCATCGCAATCCAAGGAAGCAATTCAG GAAAAAGTGAAACCGCTGAAGTTGCTACATTTCTACGGAGCTCATGTATAG